In the genome of Phacochoerus africanus isolate WHEZ1 chromosome 10, ROS_Pafr_v1, whole genome shotgun sequence, one region contains:
- the STBD1 gene encoding starch-binding domain-containing protein 1 — protein MGAVWSALLVGGGLAGALFVWLLRDTGKEGDAEQRKDAPSGEAAAPGGDQGGGGGLSPGPSRREPVTKPEHPQESNGCLVSETKGPGDLQEAAQRWQGPSGEGGNCDSSRAHVPSGKFPDTGSLTTSESSHAGSYSDVSSTESLGSPVGAWRFQKGQETPTKAAPCLAEKLPSGNLLLDRGKEVSLAQSDSQARADHEDWEMVARHSSWGDVDLGGSLEAPVLSSNQGKDYGRRTLVEARAQEVDVKRKKVAGVSWESRQVSIRFQVHYITGTGVQFIAVTGDHESLGRWKAYIPLQCSQDGLWSRSVPLPADTGVEWKFVVVENGEVTRWEECSNRFLETGHEDQVVHKWWGIH, from the exons ATGGGCGCCGTCTGGTCTGCCCTGCTGGTCGGAGGGGGTCTGGCCGGAGCGCTTTTCGTTTGGCTGCTGCGGGACACGGGAAAGGAGGGGGACGCGGAGCAGCGGAAGGACGCTCCTTCAGGGGAGGCGGCGGCTCCGGGAGGTGATCAGGGTGGCGGCGGCGGACTGAGCCCTGGACCTTCTAGGCGGGAGCCGGTCACCAAACCAG agcATCCTCAAGAAAGCAATGGCTGTTTGGTTTCTGAGACCAAAGGCCCTGGTGACCTGCAGGAAGCAGCACAGAGATGGCAGGGTCCTTCTGGAGAAGGTGGTAACTGTGATAGCTCAAGAGCACATGTTCCTTCTGGAAAGTTTCCAGACACAGGATCTCTAACTACCTCTGAGTCTAGTCACGCTGGAAGTTATTCTGACGTTTCAAGCACCGAAAGCCTTGGATCTCCTGTAGGAGCATGGAGATTCCAGAAGGGCCAAGAGACACCCACTAAAGCAGCTCCATGTCTGGCAGAGAAGTTGCCGTCTGGCAATCTCCTCCTggacagagggaaggaagtgAGCCTCGCACAGTCGGACAGTCAGGCCCGGGCTGACCATGAGGACTGGGAGATGGTGGCCCGGCACTCATCTTGGGGAGATGTTGATTTGGGTGGCAGTCTGGAGGCTCCGGTGTTAAGCTCTAATCAGGGAAAGGACTATGGCAGACGCACTCTCGTGGAAGCAAGAGCTCAGGAAGtggatgtgaaaagaaaaaaggtagcaGGGGTGTCTTGGGAGTCCCGGCAAGTTAGCATCAGGTTCCAGGTCCATTATATCACAGGCACTGGTGTGCAGTTCATTGCAGTAACTGGAGACCATGAGAGCCTTGGGAGATGGAAAGCGTACATCCCACTCCAGTGTAGCCAGGATGGGCTCTGGTCTCGATCGGTGCCCCTGCCGGCAGACACAGGGGTGGAATGGAAGTTTGTGGTGGTGGAGAATGGGGAAGTTACCCGTTGGGAAGAGTGCAGCAATAGATTCTTAGAGACCGGTCACGAAGATCAAGTGGTTCACAAGTGGTGGGGGATTCACTGA